From one Gemmatimonadaceae bacterium genomic stretch:
- a CDS encoding sigma-70 family RNA polymerase sigma factor, whose protein sequence is MLAPPAPPDDRELSALLDDIVRRFAGSIRATGARYRLPPSDIGEAEQEVRIRLWRVCGSTENISRLSASYLQRVVTTAVLDLLRRRRRAATHDPVEDLPLPAPGPGPDADVEAASLGAVVRSGVESLGLARRAVVKLHLDGYRRDEIEVLLGWTEAKTRNLLYRGLSDLREYLVARGIEWGSDA, encoded by the coding sequence GTGCTCGCCCCGCCTGCCCCGCCCGATGATCGCGAGCTGTCGGCGCTGCTGGACGACATCGTCCGGCGGTTCGCCGGCTCGATCCGTGCCACCGGCGCACGGTACCGGCTGCCACCAAGTGACATCGGGGAGGCCGAGCAGGAGGTCCGGATCCGGCTCTGGCGGGTCTGCGGGTCGACTGAGAACATCTCGCGCCTTTCGGCGTCCTATCTCCAACGCGTGGTCACGACGGCAGTCCTGGATCTCCTGCGCCGTCGCCGCCGCGCCGCGACGCACGACCCGGTCGAGGATCTCCCGCTGCCCGCTCCCGGGCCGGGTCCCGACGCCGACGTCGAGGCGGCGTCGCTCGGGGCCGTGGTCCGGTCGGGTGTGGAGTCCCTTGGCCTGGCCCGGCGCGCAGTGGTGAAGCTGCACCTCGACGGGTATCGTCGCGACGAAATCGAGGTGCTGCTGGGCTGGACCGAAGCCAAGACCCGTAACCTGCTCTACCGTGGGCTGTCCGACTTGCGCGAGTACCTGGTGGCACGTGGGATCGAATGGGGGAGTGACGCATGA
- the fadJ gene encoding fatty acid oxidation complex subunit alpha FadJ, translated as MTAPANTPSAFTFEVEQGIAVVTFDDPSVPVNTFTAAAQDELRGLFERVQRDPAIRAAVVLSGKRDNFIAGADIEAFLGFRTAADAEAACRAGHADFQRLADGKPVVCAIHGSCLGGGTELALACHWRIASDSPKTSLSLPEVQLGLIPGAGGTQRLPALIGLQAALDMILTGKTVRAKKALQLGLVDEMVHPSILRRVALQRATELAAGTRRREAKPKGAGEMLLDENPIGRAIVFRKAKEGVLEKTKGLYPAPLAALDAVAAGYSSDGDGYQTEARLFGELAMTPESQELVFLFFATTALKRDMGVDVTPLPAALPIGRLGILGAGFMGAGIASVASPAGTIVRMKDADTTRVAKGLAAVREVLREKLVKKQITRTQFDDLVLAVSGTTDYTGFGNVDLVIEAVFEDLQVKQQVLRELEHVVPARTIIASNTSTIPISRIAVASARPERVLGMHFFSPVHKMPLLEVITHDGNDPQVVVSAVAYGRKLGKTVIVVRDGPGFYANRVLAPYVNAAGLLLDEGVAIDAIDDALVKFGFPVGPVTLVDEVGLDVATKAGAIVAEAFGGRMAPNESIQRVIKAGRLGRKGRRGFYAYDDAGKKGGVDGSVYELLPTGQKRTVVPAEDIVQRCVYAMLNEAVLCLEDGILRSARDGDIGAVFGIGFPPFRGGPFRYVDRLGAARVVATLDGLERLFPGRYQAAARLRAMAERGDRFYPETGKPV; from the coding sequence ATGACCGCACCCGCCAACACGCCGTCCGCCTTCACCTTCGAGGTGGAGCAGGGCATCGCCGTGGTCACCTTCGACGACCCGTCGGTGCCGGTGAACACCTTCACTGCCGCCGCCCAGGACGAGCTGCGCGGGCTCTTCGAGCGGGTGCAACGGGACCCTGCCATCCGCGCGGCCGTCGTGCTCAGCGGCAAGCGCGACAACTTCATCGCCGGCGCCGACATCGAGGCGTTCCTCGGATTCCGCACCGCGGCCGATGCCGAGGCGGCCTGCCGCGCCGGTCATGCCGACTTCCAGCGCCTCGCCGACGGGAAGCCCGTCGTCTGCGCCATCCATGGCAGCTGCCTCGGCGGCGGCACCGAGCTCGCGCTGGCCTGCCACTGGCGCATCGCCTCCGACAGCCCGAAGACCTCGCTCTCGCTGCCCGAGGTGCAACTGGGCCTGATCCCCGGCGCCGGAGGCACCCAGCGCCTCCCGGCGCTCATCGGGCTGCAGGCGGCGCTCGACATGATCCTCACCGGCAAGACCGTACGCGCGAAGAAGGCGCTGCAGCTCGGCCTCGTCGATGAGATGGTGCATCCCAGCATCCTGCGGCGCGTGGCACTGCAGCGCGCCACCGAGCTCGCGGCCGGCACCCGCCGGCGCGAGGCGAAGCCGAAGGGCGCCGGCGAGATGCTGCTCGACGAGAACCCCATCGGCCGCGCGATCGTCTTCCGCAAGGCGAAGGAAGGCGTGCTGGAGAAGACGAAGGGGCTCTATCCCGCGCCGCTGGCGGCCCTCGATGCCGTCGCCGCGGGCTACAGCAGCGACGGTGACGGCTACCAGACCGAGGCGCGGCTCTTCGGCGAGCTCGCCATGACGCCGGAGTCGCAGGAGCTGGTGTTCCTCTTCTTCGCCACCACCGCGCTCAAGCGCGACATGGGCGTGGACGTGACGCCGCTGCCGGCGGCGCTGCCCATCGGCAGGCTGGGCATCCTCGGTGCCGGCTTCATGGGGGCAGGCATCGCCAGCGTCGCCAGCCCGGCGGGCACCATCGTGCGGATGAAGGATGCCGACACCACCCGCGTGGCGAAGGGCCTGGCCGCCGTGCGCGAGGTGCTCCGCGAGAAGCTGGTGAAGAAGCAGATCACGCGCACCCAGTTCGACGACCTCGTGCTCGCCGTCAGCGGCACCACCGACTACACCGGCTTCGGCAACGTGGACCTCGTGATCGAGGCCGTGTTCGAGGACCTGCAGGTGAAGCAGCAGGTGCTGCGCGAGCTCGAGCACGTGGTGCCGGCGCGCACCATCATCGCCAGCAACACCAGCACCATCCCGATCAGCCGCATCGCGGTGGCCAGCGCGCGCCCCGAGCGCGTGCTCGGCATGCACTTTTTCTCGCCCGTGCACAAGATGCCGCTGCTGGAGGTCATCACCCACGACGGCAACGATCCGCAGGTGGTGGTGAGCGCGGTGGCGTACGGCCGGAAGCTCGGCAAGACGGTGATCGTGGTGCGCGACGGCCCGGGGTTCTACGCCAACCGCGTGCTCGCGCCGTACGTGAATGCGGCCGGCCTGCTGCTGGACGAGGGGGTGGCGATCGACGCGATCGATGACGCGCTGGTGAAGTTCGGCTTCCCCGTCGGCCCGGTGACGCTGGTGGACGAGGTCGGGCTCGACGTGGCGACAAAGGCCGGCGCGATCGTGGCCGAGGCCTTTGGTGGCCGGATGGCACCGAACGAGTCGATCCAGCGCGTGATCAAGGCGGGCCGGCTGGGTCGCAAGGGCCGTCGCGGGTTCTATGCGTACGATGATGCCGGCAAGAAGGGTGGCGTGGACGGCTCGGTGTACGAGCTGCTGCCGACCGGCCAGAAGCGCACCGTGGTGCCCGCCGAGGACATCGTGCAGCGCTGCGTCTACGCGATGCTCAACGAGGCCGTGCTCTGCCTCGAGGATGGCATCCTGCGCTCGGCACGCGACGGCGACATCGGCGCGGTCTTCGGGATCGGCTTCCCGCCCTTCCGCGGCGGGCCGTTCCGCTACGTCGACCGCCTCGGGGCCGCCCGGGTGGTTGCCACCCTCGATGGTCTGGAGCGATTGTTCCCCGGACGGTACCAGGCGGCCGCACGCCTGCGCGCCATGGCTGAGCGCGGTGATCGCTTCTATCCCGAGACGGGGAAGCCAGTCTGA
- the fadI gene encoding acetyl-CoA C-acyltransferase FadI: protein MTSIGSLRRVAIVTGVRTPFAKAGTLYKSLSAIELGRLCVAELLQRTNLNGSDVDAVVFGTVVQNVQAPNIAREVSLIPLLPKAVDAWSVSRACASANQAIADAADQIALGHMDCVIAGGAESLSNVPILHSAGFSDVLMSANKAKNLSQKLSAFSRVRPKDLVPVAPAIAEPSTGETMGQSAEKMAKLNDISRQEQDEFALRSHRLAAAGLRDGRLAQEMFPVYVPPRYEKIATTDNGVREDGTLEQLAALKPVFDKRYGTVTAGNASPLTDGAGAVLLMSEEKAAALGYTPLAYIRSYASAAVDPGAQLLQAPVIAAPRALQRAGLTLRDLDLIEMHEAFAAQVLSNLRGFESPEWAARAGLSQPLGEVDRAKLNVMGGSLAIGHPFGATGARVTTTLANELARRGGQFGMLTVCAAGGLGFAMIIERA, encoded by the coding sequence ATGACATCGATCGGATCGCTGCGCCGCGTGGCCATCGTCACCGGGGTTCGTACCCCGTTCGCCAAGGCGGGCACCCTGTACAAGTCGCTCTCCGCGATCGAGCTGGGCCGACTCTGTGTCGCCGAGCTCCTGCAGCGGACGAACCTCAACGGCAGCGACGTGGACGCGGTCGTCTTCGGGACGGTCGTCCAGAACGTGCAGGCGCCGAACATCGCCCGCGAAGTCTCGCTGATCCCGCTCCTGCCCAAGGCGGTGGACGCCTGGTCGGTGAGCCGCGCCTGCGCCAGCGCCAACCAGGCCATCGCCGATGCCGCCGACCAGATCGCCCTCGGCCACATGGACTGCGTCATCGCCGGCGGCGCGGAGTCGCTGTCGAACGTGCCGATCCTGCACTCGGCCGGCTTCTCCGACGTGCTGATGTCCGCCAACAAGGCGAAGAACCTCAGCCAGAAGCTCAGCGCCTTCTCGCGCGTCCGCCCGAAGGACCTCGTGCCCGTGGCCCCCGCCATCGCCGAGCCGTCCACCGGCGAGACGATGGGGCAGAGCGCCGAGAAGATGGCCAAGCTCAACGACATCTCGCGCCAGGAGCAGGACGAGTTCGCGCTCCGCTCGCACCGGCTGGCCGCCGCCGGCCTGCGTGACGGGCGGCTGGCGCAGGAGATGTTCCCGGTCTACGTGCCGCCGCGCTACGAGAAGATCGCCACCACCGACAACGGCGTGCGCGAGGATGGCACCCTCGAGCAGCTCGCCGCGCTCAAGCCGGTCTTCGACAAGCGGTACGGCACCGTCACCGCCGGCAACGCCTCGCCGCTCACCGACGGCGCCGGTGCCGTGCTGCTGATGAGCGAGGAGAAGGCCGCCGCGCTCGGCTACACGCCGCTGGCCTACATCCGCTCGTACGCCAGCGCCGCCGTCGATCCGGGTGCGCAGCTCCTCCAGGCGCCCGTCATCGCTGCGCCGCGCGCCCTGCAGCGCGCCGGCCTCACGCTGCGCGACCTCGACCTGATCGAAATGCACGAGGCCTTCGCCGCCCAGGTGCTCAGCAACCTGCGCGGCTTCGAGAGCCCGGAGTGGGCGGCCCGCGCCGGCCTGTCACAGCCGCTCGGGGAGGTCGACCGGGCCAAGCTGAACGTGATGGGCGGCTCGCTTGCCATCGGGCACCCGTTCGGGGCCACCGGTGCCCGCGTGACCACCACGCTCGCCAACGAACTCGCGCGGCGTGGCGGGCAGTTCGGCATGCTCACCGTCTGCGCCGCGGGCGGCCTGGGTTTCGCGATGATCATCGAACGCGCCTGA
- a CDS encoding glycerol-3-phosphate dehydrogenase/oxidase, giving the protein MLPGLGQRGEAWARLQGEPFDLLVVGGGITGAGVARDAALRGLRTALVEADDWASGTSSRSSRLVHGGVRYLEHGHLHLVFEASRERRTLLAIAPHLVRPLRFVWPVYRGARIPRWKLRAGLLAYDALSLFRNVGPHHGASRREILRRERGLRPEGLVGGAEYWDAATDDVRLTLANVLAAAEAGAVALNHARVGGFLHDGGGRLRGACITDGVTGASTDVVARVVVNATGPWSDVTRRLDDGVAHESVLGSKGVHIAVARGLVPVTDALTLLHPSDGRVFFILPSPVHTIIGTTETAAESGPHEVRASRRDVSYLLDAANHFFPQAALSPADVISAWAGIRPLVAHADTSANDASREHEIATSASGLVSITGGKLTTYRAMASEIVDVVERALGRAAPTPSMTGEAALPGAGDEGHEAEVRAARGVIPESETADQLVRAYGTRWRLVWGLVEREPLLGDRLDPDLPYIPAEVLWAAVTEGAWTVADVLVRRMPIAYERRDAGRALAPQVAALLGRVHGWDAATVDAASAAYDAEAARLFAIDD; this is encoded by the coding sequence CTGCTGCCTGGCCTTGGCCAGCGGGGGGAGGCGTGGGCGCGCCTGCAGGGCGAGCCCTTCGACCTCCTGGTGGTGGGTGGCGGGATCACCGGTGCCGGTGTGGCGCGCGATGCGGCGCTGCGTGGCCTGCGCACGGCGCTGGTGGAGGCGGACGACTGGGCGAGCGGCACGTCGTCCCGTTCGTCGAGACTGGTGCACGGCGGCGTGCGGTACCTGGAGCATGGGCACCTGCACCTGGTGTTCGAGGCGAGCCGCGAGCGGCGGACGCTGCTGGCGATCGCGCCGCACCTCGTGCGCCCGCTGCGGTTCGTGTGGCCGGTGTATCGCGGCGCTCGCATCCCGCGCTGGAAGCTGCGCGCCGGGCTGCTGGCGTACGACGCGCTCTCGCTGTTCCGGAACGTGGGCCCGCACCATGGCGCGTCCCGGCGCGAGATCCTGCGGCGCGAGCGCGGACTGCGGCCGGAGGGGCTGGTGGGTGGCGCGGAGTACTGGGATGCCGCCACCGACGACGTGCGGCTGACGCTCGCGAACGTGCTGGCGGCTGCGGAGGCGGGCGCCGTGGCGCTCAACCACGCCCGGGTGGGCGGGTTCCTGCACGACGGTGGTGGCCGCCTGCGTGGCGCGTGCATCACGGACGGGGTGACGGGCGCATCGACCGACGTCGTGGCGCGGGTGGTCGTGAATGCCACCGGCCCCTGGAGCGACGTCACGCGCCGGCTGGACGATGGCGTCGCGCACGAGTCGGTGCTGGGGAGCAAGGGAGTGCACATCGCCGTTGCCCGCGGCCTGGTTCCCGTCACCGATGCGCTCACGCTGCTGCACCCGTCGGATGGCCGTGTGTTCTTCATCCTGCCGTCGCCGGTGCACACGATCATCGGCACCACGGAGACGGCCGCCGAGTCGGGTCCGCACGAGGTGCGCGCCAGCCGGCGTGACGTGTCGTACCTGCTGGATGCGGCGAACCACTTCTTCCCGCAGGCGGCGCTCTCACCGGCCGACGTGATCAGCGCGTGGGCCGGCATCCGGCCGCTGGTGGCGCACGCCGACACGAGCGCGAACGACGCCTCGCGTGAGCACGAGATCGCCACGTCGGCCTCGGGGCTGGTCTCGATCACCGGCGGCAAGCTGACGACCTACCGGGCCATGGCCTCGGAGATCGTCGACGTGGTGGAGCGCGCGCTGGGTCGCGCCGCACCGACGCCGTCGATGACGGGCGAGGCGGCGCTCCCGGGAGCGGGTGACGAAGGACACGAGGCCGAGGTGCGAGCCGCGCGCGGGGTCATTCCGGAGTCCGAGACGGCGGACCAGCTCGTGCGCGCGTACGGCACTCGGTGGCGGCTGGTGTGGGGCCTGGTGGAGCGGGAGCCGCTGCTGGGCGACCGGCTGGACCCCGACCTGCCCTACATCCCGGCTGAGGTCCTGTGGGCCGCCGTGACGGAGGGGGCGTGGACGGTGGCCGACGTGCTGGTGCGACGGATGCCGATCGCATACGAGCGGCGCGATGCGGGCCGCGCGCTGGCGCCACAGGTGGCGGCGCTGCTGGGCCGCGTGCACGGGTGGGATGCGGCGACGGTGGATGCCGCGAGCGCGGCGTACGATGCAGAGGCGGCGCGGCTCTTCGCGATCGACGACTGA
- a CDS encoding GreA/GreB family elongation factor: protein MIEALKEKLSSEVAKLRHELTVTLPQEIKKAVDHGDLRENSEYKAALERQRFVQARLGQLVQRLSKLSDIDITQIPTDRVGLGSRVTVEDLVSEEREVYELVFGDGGELIDGQVSMSSPIGLALQNKAIGDMALLKLPARTRRLKIVELLTFHQLELMD from the coding sequence ATGATCGAAGCCCTCAAGGAAAAGCTCTCGAGCGAAGTCGCCAAGCTGCGGCATGAGCTGACCGTCACGCTCCCGCAGGAAATCAAGAAGGCGGTGGATCACGGCGACCTGCGCGAGAACAGTGAGTATAAGGCCGCCCTCGAGCGCCAGCGCTTCGTGCAGGCGCGCCTCGGGCAGCTCGTGCAGCGCCTCTCCAAGCTCTCCGACATCGACATCACGCAGATCCCCACCGATCGCGTGGGACTCGGCAGCCGCGTCACGGTGGAGGATCTCGTCTCCGAGGAGCGCGAGGTGTACGAACTGGTGTTCGGCGACGGCGGGGAACTGATCGACGGGCAGGTGAGCATGTCGTCGCCGATCGGGCTCGCACTGCAGAACAAGGCCATCGGCGACATGGCGCTGCTCAAGCTCCCGGCCCGCACCCGCCGGCTGAAGATCGTCGAGCTGCTCACCTTCCATCAGCTCGAGCTGATGGACTGA
- a CDS encoding MBL fold metallo-hydrolase encodes MVEQIVHAGVTEWKFSTRRSRLIGYTASAFLTADGVLVDTGIPARRAELEALLDRHPVRGVMVTHHHEDHAGNVEAVARRGLPLWLPAATRPLVTAVAPIRLYRSLTWTPMPPLVTPEEAFVPDSLVPVATPGHSVDHHAFWDGSTRTLFSGDLFLGVKVRIAHHDEDPWTLLASLERAAALEPLRLFDAHRGLVPDAAAALRAKAAWTRDLITRIAHRIDRGDSDARILREQLGGESMTGRASFGEYSRRNLVAAVRRRPRDQR; translated from the coding sequence GTGGTTGAGCAGATAGTGCATGCCGGGGTGACGGAGTGGAAGTTCTCCACCCGTCGCAGCCGCCTGATCGGATACACCGCGAGCGCGTTCCTCACCGCCGACGGGGTGCTGGTCGACACGGGAATCCCGGCAAGGCGCGCGGAACTGGAGGCACTGCTGGACCGGCACCCGGTGCGCGGCGTGATGGTCACGCACCACCACGAGGACCACGCCGGGAACGTGGAGGCGGTGGCGCGTCGCGGCCTTCCACTCTGGCTGCCCGCCGCCACGCGTCCGCTGGTGACCGCGGTGGCACCGATCCGGCTCTACCGGAGCCTCACCTGGACGCCGATGCCGCCGCTGGTGACACCCGAGGAGGCGTTCGTGCCCGACTCCCTGGTGCCGGTGGCAACGCCGGGGCACAGCGTCGATCACCACGCCTTCTGGGATGGAAGCACGCGCACCCTGTTCTCGGGTGACCTGTTCCTGGGCGTGAAGGTCCGCATCGCGCACCATGACGAGGACCCATGGACGCTGCTGGCCTCGCTCGAGCGCGCTGCCGCTCTGGAACCACTGCGGCTCTTCGACGCCCATCGCGGGCTGGTGCCCGATGCCGCGGCCGCGCTGCGCGCGAAGGCGGCGTGGACGCGTGACCTCATCACCCGCATCGCGCACCGGATCGACCGCGGCGACAGCGATGCCCGGATCCTGCGCGAGCAGCTCGGCGGCGAGTCGATGACCGGGCGAGCCAGCTTCGGCGAGTACTCGCGGCGCAACCTCGTGGCGGCGGTGCGGCGCCGGCCTCGCGACCAGCGCTGA
- a CDS encoding cytochrome c, with protein sequence MTASVTRSLLLGAGLCGAVALLGLSDRPAVAAEAPAVHAVAPLPPVNKYAEVCAVCHQATGQGLPGAFPPLAGSEWLNGRPDIPIAIVLHGLQGEITVKGAKFNSAMMPWGGVLNDEDLAATLTYARSQWGNRAAPITAAQVRATRARFASRTTPWTAAELRAIR encoded by the coding sequence ATGACCGCTTCCGTCACTCGCTCCCTGCTCCTTGGCGCCGGCCTCTGCGGAGCCGTGGCACTCCTCGGCCTCAGCGATCGTCCCGCCGTCGCCGCCGAGGCGCCGGCCGTGCACGCCGTCGCCCCGCTGCCGCCGGTCAACAAGTACGCCGAGGTCTGTGCCGTCTGCCATCAGGCCACAGGGCAGGGCCTGCCTGGAGCCTTCCCGCCGCTCGCCGGCTCGGAGTGGCTGAACGGACGCCCCGACATCCCGATCGCCATCGTCCTGCATGGCCTGCAGGGCGAGATCACCGTCAAGGGCGCGAAGTTCAACAGCGCCATGATGCCGTGGGGCGGCGTCCTGAACGACGAGGACCTGGCCGCCACGCTCACGTATGCTCGCAGCCAGTGGGGCAACAGGGCGGCGCCCATCACCGCCGCCCAGGTCCGCGCCACCCGCGCCCGGTTCGCGTCCCGCACCACCCCGTGGACCGCGGCCGAGCTGCGCGCCATCCGGTGA
- a CDS encoding cytochrome c-type biogenesis protein CcmH → MNRPTRTGPACRRLVVLFAVCCAGAPAAHAQSRPSGAAGEVPRVASEVIATVMSPYCPGLLLSNCPSPSADSLRRAIVARAAAGATEADLRAELVAVYGEGVLAAPRLRGMGAVAWLVPFLLILLAGGVIARWIRRQRPAAAPAAPAVAAVAAVPGDAERLQRIADRVERSR, encoded by the coding sequence ATGAACCGCCCGACCCGCACCGGTCCGGCCTGCCGCCGTCTCGTCGTCCTGTTCGCGGTGTGTTGCGCCGGCGCACCCGCGGCCCACGCGCAGTCACGCCCCTCCGGCGCTGCCGGCGAGGTGCCGCGCGTGGCGAGCGAGGTGATTGCGACGGTCATGAGCCCATACTGCCCCGGCCTGCTGCTCTCCAACTGCCCCAGCCCCTCGGCCGACTCGTTGCGCCGCGCGATCGTCGCGCGTGCCGCCGCGGGGGCCACCGAGGCCGACCTCCGCGCGGAACTCGTCGCGGTCTACGGCGAGGGTGTGCTCGCCGCGCCCCGCCTGCGCGGGATGGGCGCGGTCGCGTGGCTCGTGCCCTTCCTTCTCATCCTGCTCGCCGGCGGCGTGATCGCCCGCTGGATCCGGCGCCAGCGGCCTGCCGCGGCACCGGCGGCACCGGCGGTGGCCGCCGTCGCCGCAGTGCCGGGCGACGCCGAGCGACTGCAGCGGATCGCCGACCGGGTGGAACGTTCGCGCTGA
- a CDS encoding copper chaperone PCu(A)C, with amino-acid sequence MAAIYLTIHNPTDTTLVLTGVSVEGVAHSTFHESRDSAGMSHMADFDSLPVPSHDSVVLGPRGLHIMAHGLPRALTMRDSVRVTVRTRSGASLTAVAKVRE; translated from the coding sequence ATGGCTGCGATCTATCTCACCATCCACAACCCGACGGACACCACGCTGGTGCTGACGGGCGTGAGCGTGGAGGGCGTCGCACACTCCACGTTCCACGAATCACGCGACTCGGCGGGCATGTCGCACATGGCCGACTTCGACTCGCTGCCGGTGCCATCACACGATTCCGTGGTCCTGGGCCCCCGTGGCCTGCACATCATGGCCCACGGCCTGCCGCGGGCGCTCACGATGCGTGACTCGGTGCGGGTGACCGTGCGCACGCGCAGCGGCGCATCCCTCACCGCGGTGGCAAAGGTGCGCGAGTAG
- a CDS encoding cytochrome c, with product MRSIAWTGPVLLLALAACGGGEKKAAGDSATATTVAVAADTAAGAAAAATSPGAEKYTQVCGACHQANGEGLEGNFPPLAGSEWLNGKAEVPIAIVLHGMQGEIEVKGKKYNGAMAPWGGAMTDAEIAAVLTHERSSWGNSAPAVTEEEVKTVRAKYASRTAAWSPAELAPLR from the coding sequence ATGCGTAGCATTGCGTGGACAGGACCGGTGTTGTTGCTGGCGTTGGCAGCATGCGGCGGCGGTGAGAAGAAGGCGGCTGGCGACAGCGCCACGGCCACGACGGTTGCCGTCGCGGCCGACACGGCAGCAGGCGCCGCGGCGGCTGCCACGAGCCCGGGCGCCGAGAAGTACACGCAGGTGTGCGGGGCCTGCCACCAGGCCAACGGCGAAGGGCTCGAGGGCAACTTCCCGCCGCTGGCCGGCTCGGAGTGGCTCAATGGCAAGGCCGAGGTGCCGATCGCGATCGTCCTGCACGGCATGCAGGGCGAGATCGAGGTGAAGGGCAAGAAGTACAATGGCGCCATGGCGCCGTGGGGTGGTGCGATGACGGATGCCGAGATCGCCGCCGTGCTGACCCATGAGCGCAGCTCCTGGGGTAACAGCGCGCCGGCCGTCACGGAGGAGGAGGTGAAGACGGTGCGCGCGAAGTACGCGTCGCGTACCGCAGCCTGGTCCCCGGCGGAGCTCGCACCGCTTCGCTGA
- a CDS encoding PLP-dependent transferase has product MADQPDPAPRPLHPETLAIRTQVARGPEREHAVPLFLTSSFVFDDAEQARALFADEEQGNIYSRYSNPNTDEFVRKVALLEGAADGIAFASGMAAVFGSLAAFLRSGDHVVASRALFGSTHQLFTKLFPRWGITATYVDADATPEQWAAACTPATMMLFVETPSNPGLALIDLAMLGQLCAQRGLLFVVDNCFTTPVLQQPIRHGAHLVVHSATKYMDGQGRVLGGVVVGTAELIAELRFFIRHTGPAMSAFNAWVLSKSLETLALRMERHCASALAVATHFEGHAGVSRVRYPFLKSHPDHALARRQMSAGGGIVVLELEGGLERARRFLDAVELLSHTPNLGDARSIVTHPTSTTHSRLSEEERQQVGIVPGMVRISVGLEHVDDIIADIAQAVARSA; this is encoded by the coding sequence TTGGCCGACCAGCCCGATCCCGCGCCGCGCCCGCTCCATCCCGAGACCCTCGCCATCCGCACCCAGGTCGCGCGCGGCCCCGAACGCGAACACGCGGTGCCGCTCTTCCTCACGTCGAGCTTCGTGTTCGACGATGCCGAGCAGGCGCGGGCGCTCTTCGCCGACGAGGAGCAGGGGAACATCTACAGCCGGTACTCCAACCCGAACACCGACGAGTTCGTCCGCAAGGTGGCACTGCTGGAGGGCGCGGCCGACGGCATCGCGTTCGCCAGCGGCATGGCGGCGGTCTTCGGCAGCCTCGCGGCCTTCCTGCGCAGCGGCGATCACGTGGTGGCCTCGCGGGCCCTGTTCGGCTCCACGCACCAGCTCTTCACCAAGCTCTTCCCGCGCTGGGGCATCACGGCCACCTACGTCGATGCCGATGCGACCCCCGAGCAGTGGGCAGCCGCCTGCACGCCGGCCACCATGATGCTGTTCGTCGAGACCCCCTCCAATCCGGGCCTCGCGCTGATCGACCTCGCGATGCTCGGCCAGCTCTGCGCCCAGCGGGGATTGCTGTTCGTGGTCGACAACTGCTTCACCACCCCCGTCCTGCAGCAGCCGATCCGCCACGGCGCCCACCTCGTGGTGCACTCCGCCACCAAGTACATGGACGGGCAGGGACGGGTGCTCGGCGGCGTGGTGGTCGGCACGGCGGAGCTCATCGCCGAGCTGCGGTTCTTCATCCGGCACACCGGCCCGGCGATGTCGGCCTTCAACGCCTGGGTGCTGTCGAAGAGCCTGGAGACGCTCGCCCTCCGCATGGAGCGGCACTGCGCCAGTGCGCTGGCGGTGGCCACGCACTTCGAGGGACACGCGGGTGTCTCCCGGGTGCGCTACCCGTTCCTGAAGAGCCACCCCGACCACGCGCTGGCCCGGCGGCAGATGTCGGCCGGCGGGGGCATCGTGGTGCTGGAGCTCGAGGGCGGGCTGGAGCGCGCGCGCCGCTTCCTCGACGCCGTCGAGCTGCTCTCGCACACGCCGAACCTGGGCGATGCGCGCAGCATCGTCACGCATCCCACGTCGACCACGCATTCCAGGCTGAGCGAGGAGGAGCGGCAGCAGGTCGGGATCGTGCCGGGGATGGTCCGGATCTCTGTCGGGCTGGAGCATGTGGACGACATCATCGCCGACATCGCGCAGGCCGTGGCGCGCTCGGCCTGA
- a CDS encoding Spy/CpxP family protein refolding chaperone produces MMRSMRAAALAAALLIGSTVTAGAQGGPPGGGGPGGMRRAPDAMALLERPLAGVEGLTDAQKDTLGKLEAAYKPKFVTMNTAMREAMMAARQSGNTPDMASMMKMREAMVAMRKEELAAARALLTAAQHPKFDENVKAEDAERDAMRGRMGGGGPPR; encoded by the coding sequence ATGATGCGTTCCATGCGTGCTGCAGCCCTCGCGGCGGCGCTCCTGATCGGTTCGACTGTCACTGCTGGCGCCCAGGGCGGGCCGCCGGGCGGTGGCGGACCGGGCGGCATGCGGCGCGCGCCGGATGCGATGGCGCTGCTCGAGCGGCCACTGGCCGGCGTCGAGGGGCTGACCGATGCACAGAAGGACACGCTCGGCAAGCTCGAGGCAGCCTACAAGCCGAAGTTCGTGACGATGAACACGGCGATGCGCGAGGCGATGATGGCCGCGCGCCAGAGCGGGAACACGCCGGACATGGCGTCGATGATGAAGATGCGCGAGGCGATGGTGGCGATGCGGAAGGAAGAGCTGGCCGCGGCCCGCGCGCTCCTGACGGCGGCGCAGCACCCGAAGTTCGACGAGAACGTGAAGGCGGAGGACGCCGAGCGTGATGCGATGCGCGGGCGGATGGGTGGCGGTGGCCCGCCGCGGTAG